Proteins encoded within one genomic window of Bacteroidia bacterium:
- a CDS encoding RDD family protein produces the protein MAKTIRITTTQKVVIEYELAPLRDRILAWLIDFIIIFFGSILILIAHSLIGQNMVIMLISLLFFFYTLASEILMDGQTLGKKVLSTKVVKISGREATIGDYLIRWSFRIIDIYFTLGGVAAMLISSSPNNQRLGGRLSHTTVIKLRPSLRVSLRDVLAINESQPHEITYPQVRRLAEKDMLLIKNVLDRTRKYNNPAHRAAMTELVERIRQESGITPKESDPAQFIEKLIWDYVVLTR, from the coding sequence ATGGCCAAAACCATCAGGATCACCACAACGCAAAAGGTAGTTATAGAATATGAGCTTGCGCCCCTCCGCGATCGCATCCTCGCCTGGCTGATTGATTTCATCATCATCTTTTTCGGCAGTATTCTCATTCTTATAGCCCATTCGCTGATAGGCCAGAACATGGTGATAATGCTTATCTCCCTGCTGTTTTTCTTTTATACGCTGGCCTCGGAGATCCTTATGGACGGGCAAACGCTGGGAAAAAAGGTGCTGAGTACAAAGGTGGTGAAGATCAGTGGGAGGGAAGCCACTATCGGGGATTACCTCATTCGCTGGAGCTTCAGGATCATTGACATTTACTTTACGCTGGGTGGTGTGGCAGCTATGCTCATCAGTTCTTCCCCAAACAATCAGCGGTTGGGTGGCAGGCTGTCGCATACCACGGTCATAAAACTTCGCCCTTCATTGAGGGTTTCGCTACGTGATGTGCTTGCCATAAACGAATCGCAACCGCATGAGATCACCTATCCGCAAGTCAGGCGATTAGCGGAAAAGGACATGTTGCTGATCAAGAACGTGCTTGACCGCACACGGAAATATAATAATCCCGCCCACCGCGCGGCCATGACCGAACTTGTGGAGAGAATCCGGCAGGAATCAGGAATCACTCCGAAGGAATCTGACCCGGCCCAATTTATAGAAAAATTGATCTGGGACTATGTAGTGCTGACGAGGTAG
- a CDS encoding VOC family protein — protein sequence MKRVTGLGGVFFKCEDPENMKEWYADHLDIKTDEYGGLFEWCEKGNPGKTCHTAWSPFSQTTKYFAPSTKPYMFNYRVHDLEALMEQLKKEGVEIVGEIEHYDYGKFGWILDPEGNKVELWEPVDENLKKQ from the coding sequence ATGAAACGAGTTACAGGATTGGGAGGCGTATTCTTTAAATGCGAGGACCCCGAAAATATGAAGGAATGGTATGCCGACCATCTGGACATAAAAACAGATGAGTATGGCGGCCTCTTTGAATGGTGCGAAAAAGGCAATCCTGGCAAAACATGCCACACGGCCTGGAGCCCTTTCAGCCAGACCACCAAATATTTTGCACCCAGCACCAAGCCGTATATGTTCAACTACCGGGTACACGACCTGGAGGCGCTCATGGAGCAACTCAAAAAGGAGGGCGTGGAAATAGTGGGCGAAATTGAGCATTATGACTATGGCAAATTCGGATGGATACTGGATCCCGAAGGTAACAAGGTAGAGCTGTGGGAACCTGTGGATGAAAACCTGAAGAAGCAGTAA